GCAGTAGGTGATGGAGGTTCAGGGGATATCTGGGAAGCATACACAGCATCTGCCATTGTTCACCTGCAGGATGGGGGAGCTGAAGAATGTATCTATTGCCTCTGGCCCTCATTAGTTGAGCATTGCCCCTGGGAGCATTTACTTCCCCTCATTTCCAGGTTgaactttgtcagatgaggaatgccacacacacacacacacacacacacaccagggaaGACTCTGGGGCAGAATGTGTTCGTCACCCTTAAAGTGGCACCCTGGCAGTGTAAGTTGAATCTGAGCTCACACGGAACTGGGGGAGCTGTCCAGCAAACGGCTGCTGAAATCAGAGGTAGGCTGGGTGCAGGGACACAGGCATCAGCAGCATCTGCCCCTCATGAAAAgttcatatttataataaaatctaaTCATTGTGTTCTAACATGACTGCTGGCCAAACTGTCCCCCTTTTCGTGGCATGGATGTGACCTCTAATTATGCAATATTCtgcatgtcattttttaaaacagctttgttgagataGCGTCaatataccatacaattcacctaaAGTGGACAATTCAAAGgttttttagtgtattttagtattttcacTAATAACTAATCATATTGAGtcttttttcatgtgcttgttggacATGTGATATCTTCCTcggtgaaatgtctattcaaatcctttgcttcCAATCATTAAATTGGGCTATATGTCTTTTTGTTATAATATTAAATTGTAAATGTTCTCTATGTATTCCAGATACATGTCCCTTATCAGATATCTGATTTGTAATTACTTTCTCCAATTCTTTGTGTCATCTTCTCATTTTTGTGGcatcttttaaaacacaaaagttattaattttgaggaagtctactttttttttttttttttttgagacagagtctcgctctgttgcccaggctagagtgcagtggtgcaatctcagctcactacagcctctgattcctggattcaagcaattctcttgtctcagccactcaagtagctgggattacaggcgtgcaccaccacacctggctaatttttgtcttattaatagaggagacagggttttgccatgttggccaggctggtcttgaactcctgacctcaggtgatccgcctgcctcagcctcccaaagtgctaggattacaggcgtgagccaccgcgcctggcccactttttttctcttgttccttGTGCTTTTGAGAGTGGGGAAGGAGTACTGAACCCTGTCAGCTTGTCAGCAAGGAGAAGAGGGTGGTAAACTAGTGTATGAAATTTAAGAAATGCTGTAAAAAATAGATGATATTTAAGCTGGATCTTGAAGAATAAGGAGGGTACACCATGCACAAAATTGAGGAAGAGCTTTTCAGGCAAAGAGACCACCTGGGCTGATTATCTCCTAGAATAAGAATCTCCTTGTTACATTTATTATAACTGATTCAAAACAGACACCCCCACATATGCCAACAACATACGGTAAACACTGACAGAGACTGTCATGTCCTGCAATTGTTATTAATAAAGCCAATTCATTCACACAAGATTCAGTTAAAACGTAATGCTGCATCTCTGCAACTCCCCCAGGAAAGTGGGAAGTAGTGTTTGGAGAAGACCAAATAAACACTCATGAGTGATGATGATACCTCTGAGGACACAGGTTTTAAGTACTAGGTCCCAGCTGCTCTCTTTGAAGGATGCACACGACCAGAGAATGAAAGCAGGAAAAGGTGGTCAGTGCTTAGCACGTGCCAAGCACAGAGCAAGAAAAGACCTAGTAGATAACGAATGGTCCCTGCCTTATAGTCTAGCTTTACATGTACGACTCATGCCCTTGAAACCACAGACTGGATGTGACCCTGAGGGTAAGGGAAGTTCCCGAAAGGATTAAGAATGTGTTTTTTTCCAACCTAGAAGAATGGTGGCTTGGCATCAGAAATTAAGTCGTTCTGTTGAAAATAAACAGAAGTGGAAAtgtatattcagggcaacttAAACTCATGCTcttgacaaaatatttttttagaaaagcaaataaacaaaagtatTTCTCATGCCCCTCAGTTCATAGACAGAAACTCATACCaacatgcatttttttattttagtaaaaactGCCAAATGGTGAAACTATTCACAAACACTAGAAATGCGTGAAGTGTCCTTCCAATATTCTTACCTGAATTTAGCATCTTTTTATCTCCTGTCAATCTAGCTGGGAAAACGATATTAAAATCTCATTTTGACTGGCATTTCCCCAACTTCCTAGATGGCGtcacatcttttcatgtttatcaACCATTTGCATCTTCTCTtcagtaaattattatttatatcctttgcccaattttcttACGggtaatttatctttttctaattAATGTGAAAGTAGTCTTTGTATGTAAGAGATAGTAACTTTACCTATAGCAaaaattttcattctgtttttcttttaacttagtTCAGGGTGTTTTTCCATACTAAATTTTGGATTGCTCATCTTGCTTAAGATCTTTCCACCCCAAGgatcctaagttttcttctatttccatatgtgtatttttaatatttctcacacctacacacacatacatagttaCATGGACAGATGGATCATTAATTCACCTAGaatgtgcgtgcgtgtgtgtgtgtgtgtgtgtgtgtgtgtgtgtgtaggggtgagAAGACTCAGTGTTTTCTGAGTTCATATGATCTACATGGGGAATCAGATCTAACATGGACCAAGTGTTAAACCATACTTCCAAGAACAACACTACATTTTTAGGCCACCTGCTAACTTCTGCCTTTCACATTTTCCAGCTTAAAACATCTCCATCCTCCCCATTATGTAAGAAAGAAGTAGAAGTGTTTCTGACTGCTCCCTCTCCCGTGATCCCATAACCCATCAGTTTTGAAGCTGCATTATCCAACCTCCTGAATCTCTCTGACCAACCTCCAAGTCTTCCAAGTCCCCATGGCCACTCCCCTGCTCCAGGCCACCATCATCTCACTCTGGGTCTTTGCAGCACCCTCTGCCCCGGACTCCCTGGCCTACATGCTCATTCCGTCTAATTCATTCTCCACCCTGCAACCAGGaatatttctaaaatgcagaCCCCATCTCATTCCTGCCCTACCTATGTTTCTTCCACAGTCCCCATTGCTGTCAAGGTACCGTCTAAATTCCCACATCTGGCTGAGGCTGTCCTTCAGGATTCAGCCATCTCTCAACTTTTTAAGAAACCTGTGCAGCCTCATTTCTCAGATTGTGCCTCCTATTTCCGTGCTCTGACCAGAGCAGACTACTTTCAGCACTTTTGAAAGCCCAAGATTCCTTTTCAGTGGAGCTCAACTGGGACTATGCCCCAGCTCACCTGTCAAAAATTGCAAACATACTTGTTCAGGTCTTACACCTGGGTGATTCTGACTCCGCGGGTCAGATGGGATCTCCACATCCACAATCTGTGATGACTCCTATGGCCAGGGTGCTCTCTGCCTCCAGGCTGCAGACGTGtgattccctctgcctggagtccTCTTCTACCTCCTCCagctccagcccccaccccaccacccaccccaaACTGGATATGACCTCTTCCTCCTTGAAGTCAAAGCATAGGTGCTCCTTCCTCCAGGAACTTTCTTTGACAGTCCAGATTAGGGCTCTTCCTCTTTGCATCCCTGGTTTCCTGGACTTTCCTGATTCAGGCATTTATTGATTCCTCTTCTTCCACCCCAGACTCTGAGTTCGGGGAAGCCTGAGACAGTGGCTGCTGTCTTGCTCACCACTGTATTTCCTGCACTCAGCAGagacctgacacatagtaggcgctcaataaatgttttctaaacaacaacaacaaatgagtgaactaacaaacaaacaaacaaatgaacagatgAGTGGATGCCTGTGACAGTTTCCATGACAAACATAAACGGTTAAGCAAAGCCAGCAAGCAGACAGCCGTGCAGCCTGCAGAGGGCACTAGTCTGCTTCTTAATCTCCCTGCAGAATCCTCAGGGCCAGGTACCTGCTGTCAGTCAGAGAGGTGCCCGATGCTCAGTGGTCATTCTGCTGCGCTGAAGATTAAGTAGGAGTTGTTTGCCCTTGGCCAATATAAAAAACCTGAGTGTTCTCCCTTCACTTCTAGCGACAAGTAACACATCCCCTGTCTTGCCATGAAAAGAGCTGTAACTGTAGCAACCGGTGGCAAGTTTTCTGTTCCCAGGTGGGGAAGTGAGGAGAGACAAACAGAGGGGTGAGAGGGAGACAGAAGGAAGACAGCTGGTAAGAGACCCTATGgtgtatttttttgtatgtaaACAAGATAAAAACTGCTCCTCCTGGAACAGCAAAGTTCTCCGTATGTCTCCAAGCTACGAACTTGCATGCTAGCTACTAACTAGctactctccctctctctctcttcccccttctctctttctgtgtgtatgtctctctctctgtctcttcctccacCCTCTCTCACTATCTGTCTCTCTACCCTCCCCATCCTTTTATTCTAGAGGAGAATAAACTCTAAGTCCAGATTGAATGAGCATCCAAAAGAAGTACCTGGAGGGAGATTTTGTCTTTCCTGTGAGCAGCAGCAGCTTCCTACAGACCCTGCTGGAGCCCCAGCTCGGATCAGCCCTTCTGTCAGCAATGAATGCTTCGTGCTGCCTGCCCTCTGTTCAGCCAACACTGCCTAATGGCTCGGAGCACCTCCAAGCCCCTTTCTTCAGCAACCAGAGCAGCAGCGCGTTCTGTGAGCAGGTCTTCATCAAGTCCGAGGTTTTCCTGGCCCTGGGCATCGTCAGTCTGCTGGAAAACATCCTGGTTATCCTGGCCGTAGTCAGGAACGGCAATCTGCACTCCCCGATGTACTTCTTTCTCTGCAGCCTGGCGGTGGCCGACATGCTGGTAAGTGTGTCCAATGCCCTGGAGACCATCATGATCGCCATCGTCCACAGCGACTACCTGACCTTCGAGGACCAGTTTATCCAGCACATGGACAACATCTTCGACTCCATGATCTGCATCTCCCTGGTGGCCTCCATCTGCAACCTCCTGGCCATCGCCGTCGACAGGTACGTCACCATCTTTTACGCGCTCCGCTACCACAGCATCATGACCGTGAGGAAGGCCCTCACCTTGATCGTGGCCATCTGGGTCTGCTGCGGCGTCTGTGGCGTGGTGTTCATCGTCTACTCGGAGAGCAAGATGGTCATTGTGTGCCTCATCACCATGTTCTTCGCCATGATGCTCCTCATGGGCACCCTCTACGTACACATGTTCCTCTTTGCGCGGCTGCACGTCAAGCGCATAGCAGCACTGCCACCTGCCGACGGGGTGGCCCCACAGCAACACTCATGCATGAAGGGGGcagtcaccatcaccatcctcctGGGCGTGTTCATCTTCTGCTGGGCCCCTTTCTTCCTCCACCTGGTCCTCATCATCACCTGCCCCACCAACCCCTACTGCATCTGCTACACTGCCCACTTCAACACCTACCTGGTCCTCATCATGTGCAACTCCGTCATCGACCCGCTCATCTACGCCTTCCGGAGCCTGGAATTGCGCAACACCTTTAAGGAGCTTCTCTGTGGCTGCAACGGCATGAACTTGGGCTAGGATGCAGGGCCATGCAAATGATCATCAGTCGGGTCACTTTTGACCCTCCATCCACCCAAGatgtttagaaagaaaaaaatatatacttagaagatacaaaaatgtGTTAACAGCCATGATTGTACTTGTCATTTAAGTTTACAAAGCCTTTTAAAGGGGAAAATGGTGAACAACAGAGTCTCTGAAAGGATTCCAAGATGGGTAAGTCACAAACTCTGATTTCCCAAATAGTCACTGGGAGAAATCAGCGAAGGCTTCTCTGCGTGCTCTCTGCACTCATTTCCAAACACCCAGGGTGTGCGATGCCTGTCTGCTCATCTGCTCCACACCCACGTCTTCACGCTCCAGGCCAGACCAGACTGAAGGATTCTCATGAACAATAAGGGTGGTTCAGGTCTCTTGCAAGCAAACCTGTTACAGCTACGACCTCCTGCTTCCAGCTACACAGATAGATAGCTTTGCACTTATAACTCCGTAGGAGACTGAGTTCTACTCTATTATTCTATTTACAGTTAGACAATTGTCTCTTTGTGAAAGGAGCAATGCTATGccattttccccttttcttaCCCCCATATCCCTTCAGTTGTCCCCACCCCCAAAGGTAGCATGAGGATGTAACCCActtctatttttctgttgttgtgttggtgtttgttgttgttttgtttttatggattAAGTCTAAGACAACCTTCAAACTAACTCtaacaaaagagagaaagtgcTTTGGACAATCAGAATATATTTGTGTACTTGTATTTTGATACCTTGCTATTTTAAGGTATaaattactctttttaaaataacttctttttttctatcatttactGTTAGCCtttaaaacaagaaaggaaatcatGGGTTGgagtacgtgtgtatgtgtgtgtgtgtgtgtgtgtgtgtatatatatatatatatatatcacaagaAATTGCTTTACTGTAACTTAAGATAGTTTGAGAAACCGTAGAACCACTGTGTGACTTTCTTGGGAGCCCTTGTTTCTGCTTATAGTAATTGCATCTCTATCACAGGACTTCTTCAATATTATCTATGAAAGAGaaagtttttttgttcttttccctttttgcttGGCATTGTGTTAAAGTTGAATGACCCTGTTATCAATGTCTATACCTTATCAAGTACAGGAATTCATTCCTGGGAGCAAAGGGTGAGATTGGCTGACTAGTGCTGGCATTGTCAGATCCTTTTCTGCCCAAGATAACTTCAATTTGTGCTTTCTGGCTGTCCCTATATCTCCCCGTCACAAATTCTTATATTAAGCTGTGTCTTGGGGTGCAATTGTGTGTTTCTCTTGTGCTAGCATATACTGGGGTTCTTTAATACTTGAAGATTTTCTGCTAATATAAGCAAAACCATTCCTTTCTTGCTTTatgatatttagaaataataaaaagcttttatGGCTGCTAAACGTGTGTTACATTGAAATACACCACCTGGAATCATTCTGGTGACTCCTGCACATGGCCATGGTATGTTTCACTGCAATTCAGTGATGACTTTGTAAGTGGCATAAACAGCTCCACTGATCACAGTGCTAGTCTTTTCTAGGGCAATGCCTTTTAGCCAAACTACAAAACTCTCCCATTTAGTTTCAAAAAATACCAGGTTTGTGGTTCCCGGGCCACTGTCATTCTCCATTATTTTAATCAAGACACTAAATTACAGGACTTTCCATGGCCGCTTAGTGGGTAAATGTAGAGAATGGGGAATCTAATTACTTGAAAGTGATATGAATAGCTATAGGGATTATGATGTCTTTTTTCTATgtaaacaagataaaaataactTACTTTTCACTCTTATATCAGTtttcacattatttcattttatcccgTTAGCAAACCTCTAAAATAGGTaagtcattttacaaatgaagaaatttagTCTTGGAGGGGTGATATGGTTGTCTGGGAACACCCACCTAGTTAGGGTCATGGTATATTCTGCATCCTGGCGCTGATGTCCTTTTGCACCAATATGCTGTTGCCAGCAGGTTTTCATCATCAAAGCTGGTCCCCCTCTCCTCCCTGTAGGTTTTAGTTTGCAGGGGTACTTCCAAACTGGAATGCCCACGAGCGTCACCTGGGATCTTGTGCAAGTGCAGAATCTGATTCGGCAGGTCCAAGGTAGGGActaagagtctgcatttctaactctGACAAGCTCCTCGGGGACGTGGCTGCTGGTTGGGGGTCCCCATCTTAAAAAGCAAGGGCATAGAGGATTTTCAAATGAGCATTATGCGAAGTAAAAGTACTGCTCTGCCTAGAATGCTGACCCCACGCCAGGgactgtgctaagcacttcacAGGCATTTGCTCCTTGTGATAACCCTACCAGGTAGATACCATGGCTATCCTGATTTTGCAGATGAGGCATGtgaaactcagagaggttaaggagcTTATCTATAGGAACTCAGCCAGCAAGTAGAGATAGGGAGAGTCAGGCtggccagcccccacccccaaatccaACCAGTGTCCTAGCCCCTCTCATGAAGACACAGCGACCTTTGAGCTAGGACCCAATGACTTGGGAGCCATGTCTTGCCATGCAGAGAGAATCTGATGCATGTTTCCACCACACACAGGTCCAGATGTTCCCAGAAGAGTTTCCAGAGATAtgtcaaaaaaatcaaaaggcacAATTAATTATTTAACTTGCTATAAATTTTCCAAAGTCTGTGAGTAGCCCTGGGGAGTGCATCAAAGAGGTAAATTACTAAGGCATCCGTTTCTCTAGTGAACAACCCTGAATGCTGGGGTGCCACTGTCTGCTCCACGACCACTTTCTCAGATTCTCAAGTGGGAACTCACCAGATGTTTTAAGCGGCAGGACAGTCATGTTTGAAAATGCTTAATTGTTGAAAGTAAAAGCACACCATGATTTTAGCTCATCTGTTAATTCATTTGTCACTTTTCACCCCCATCCCCAAGGCAGAATCCCTGCAGTACTTGATTCTCTGAGTCCTGAGAAGTTGTTGCCTGTTGTCCTTATTTAAGATGAacttttgaatttaattttgaaatctttctatAGGGGCTGGGTGCTAAAACATACGCCAGCCTCTCtggctgaaaacattttttaattcacCCTCACCTCCACCAAAATCCATTCTCCACATAGCAGCCAgtgcaattatttaaaaatataaatcagattatATTACACTTCCGCTCAAAACCCTTCAGTGTCTCCCATTACCTTTTGAATAAAAGCCCAGTTCCTTACCCAGCCCTACTAAGCTCTAGTCATCTGATCTCTTCTGCTAACTCTCCAGCCTCCCCTTACACCGTGCCTCTGCCCCGCCCCTAAACCAGACTCGCATTTGCCATATGCTCCtctctgccccagggcctttgcaacCACTGTTTCCCCTGCCTCGGGTCTCTACCTCAGATCTTCCTAGCAGAGGCTCCTTCTTATCAGCCTCCAGCCCAAATCCTCAGAGATGCCTTCCTGACTGTTCTCTCTAAAGGAGGATCTCAGTCACTCACACCATCATTGTCTTATCACAGATCTTATTACTATTCtatattttcttgttaatttattTGATTGATTCTCATCAATCTCTCTCACCAGAAAGTAGTGCCTAGGATATAAAAATAGTCAATAAAAATATGTGACTTTATTAACACATTTAAATATGAGCTCAAATCTAACCAAAGAGAATATAGCACACTGGAGATTCTCAAATTTTGGTGACTGTCAGCACCATGTGAAGTTTGAGAAAGAGAGCCTGTTCCCTGAACCTCATGATCCAGTAGATCAGAGGTCATCTCCAGatatctgaaaattttaaaatccacagGTGATTTTCCGAGTTTGGTATACACGGTGTATGATGTACACCAAACTCAGAAAACCACCAAAACCAACAAGTACTGATTATTATCcttaaagaataacaaaaatcaaCACCTCAGGAGCTTACATTTCTGCCCTATCACCCCTTCCTGTAATCCTTTCAGGTCGGGGTGTCACCTACCTTAAATTAGTGTTGGATCATCCAAAAACCAATGCAAATCTAGAAGCTTGGAAGAACCAGataatgaaatgcaaaataaaagagaaacactTCAATCAGAGAACTCAACCTTTCATATCTAAGAGCACTTATTTAGGAGccaaatcaacaaaaataataataaaagacatgATATGGTATTTATTATGTGGCTGATACTTTACTAAGCACCTAggtatattaacttatttaatcctcgcCAAAACCCCGTAAGAAAGGCACTTTTAGCTCTTGTTCTATAGATAAGGAAGCTGTGGATCAGACATTAATCATCTTGACCATCTTGACCGATACTACTCAGCAGGGATGAGGCAGAGCTGAGATGATTGGAAAATGACCACTAACGCTACAGGCTTAAAGAAGCACTTACACATTGAATCCACTTTTCTTTAATCATCAGAGATGTGGATAAAAACCAACACGCAAGGACGCCCAAGGCGGTAGTGCCAGCAAGGCAAAAAAGGCTTTGGAGGAGGAGCCAGGCAGTGCTGGGTGTGCATCCTTAGGCAAGTCTCTTGACCTCTGGGCACCTCATTGGCTCATCTGCAAGGTGGGAGCTCCACCTACTTACACGGCAGCAAGCAGCTGTGATGATTCAGTGAAGTATAACAATGTCCAAAAATAATTAGCACATGAACTTCACGTCCCCTTTCCCCTTCACTTGCTGGACTCTAGACATTTCTGAAGTTGCCTGCAGTTTTCCTGCCCCTCATCTCTGAGGTTCCTGAAAACAGCAGTTATTaatgaagggaaggagagaaggtgaAAGTTTAGCCTAATGTTTCTACAAGTACAAAGTGAATTCCACGGAGGCATACAAGATGGTTTGTGATGGGTATACATATCAACACATGCCcacttttttcacagaataacTTTCC
This window of the Pongo abelii isolate AG06213 chromosome 21, NHGRI_mPonAbe1-v2.0_pri, whole genome shotgun sequence genome carries:
- the MC3R gene encoding melanocortin receptor 3, whose amino-acid sequence is MSIQKKYLEGDFVFPVSSSSFLQTLLEPQLGSALLSAMNASCCLPSVQPTLPNGSEHLQAPFFSNQSSSAFCEQVFIKSEVFLALGIVSLLENILVILAVVRNGNLHSPMYFFLCSLAVADMLVSVSNALETIMIAIVHSDYLTFEDQFIQHMDNIFDSMICISLVASICNLLAIAVDRYVTIFYALRYHSIMTVRKALTLIVAIWVCCGVCGVVFIVYSESKMVIVCLITMFFAMMLLMGTLYVHMFLFARLHVKRIAALPPADGVAPQQHSCMKGAVTITILLGVFIFCWAPFFLHLVLIITCPTNPYCICYTAHFNTYLVLIMCNSVIDPLIYAFRSLELRNTFKELLCGCNGMNLG